The window GCTCCCCGAACGCGAGAGCCTGGCGCGGCTCGCGGCGGCCGGCGTGCCCGTGACGCCCGCGCGCGCCGTCCCCGCGGACGATGGTGGCGACGGTGCCGTCGCCGCCTGGCGCGAGCTCGGGGCGCGAGGGGTCGTCCTCAAGCTCGATGCCGTTGGCCTGGCGCACAAGACCGAGGCTGGCGGGGTGCGGCTCGGGCTCTCGGACGAGGCCGCGATCCGTGCGGCGGCGAGCGAGCTGCGGGACGTGGCGGCAGCAGCGGGCATCGAGATGCGCGGGCTGCTCGTCGAGCCGATGGCCGTGCCCGGCGTCGAGCTCATCGTCGGCGGCCGGCGGGACGCCGTGTTCGGACCCGCGGTCCTCGTCGGGGTCGGCGGGATCCTGGCCGAGGTGCTCGACGACGTCGTGGTGCTCCTCGCGCCGGTCACGACGGCCGAGGTCCGCGAGCGCCTGGGGACACTCCGCGCCGCGCCGATCCTCCACGGCGTGCGCGGCCGGCCGGGCGTCGATCTCGACGCGCTCGCCGCGTTCGTCGTCGCGATCGGAGACCTGCTGGTGGCCGACCCCTCCGTCGTGGAGATCGACTGCAACCCGGTGATCGCCGGCCCTGAGGGTGCGGTTGCAGTCGATGCCCTGGTCGTCAAGGACTTCGACGGGTCACCGTCGCGGGCGTAAAGGGGGTCGCGCTCGAGGCGCCGATCGTGCTCAGGGCCTCCCGGTCGACAGCCGCCTGCTGTCAACCAGCCGACACATGCCGCCGAACGCGAAGTACCCCCTTGACCTAGTACGGACGTACTACCACACTGCGGGTCCGCACGACGTGACGACGGGGGTCCGGCGTCGGCGGCGGCGCTGGCCGGGCCGAATGGGGATCGAGGGTGCCGGCAGTCGCGCCAGCTGCGAATTCGGGGCAATCGCATGTGGGCTGGGCTCAACGACCCAACCGCCGGGTCGACGGTTTCGAGGTGTGGACACCCGACCTTTGCGCCTGCCCACCCACCTTTCCATCGCGGTCCCGGAGACCGGACGTGGGTCCTTCCAGCCCTGAGTGCTGGCGACCCGCGCCTCCACAAAGAGTGAGCGTGCGTCCAGCACGCCCGTCGGCGTCGCGTCGCACACGCCGGCAAGCGGCACCACTCGCCGCCATCGTCAACAGGCCGGTTCCGGGGGGAACCAAGGAGGTTGTCAGGCCAGATCGTTAGCC is drawn from Vicinamibacterales bacterium and contains these coding sequences:
- a CDS encoding acetate--CoA ligase family protein — protein: LPERESLARLAAAGVPVTPARAVPADDGGDGAVAAWRELGARGVVLKLDAVGLAHKTEAGGVRLGLSDEAAIRAAASELRDVAAAAGIEMRGLLVEPMAVPGVELIVGGRRDAVFGPAVLVGVGGILAEVLDDVVVLLAPVTTAEVRERLGTLRAAPILHGVRGRPGVDLDALAAFVVAIGDLLVADPSVVEIDCNPVIAGPEGAVAVDALVVKDFDGSPSRA